Proteins from a single region of Theobroma cacao cultivar B97-61/B2 chromosome 10, Criollo_cocoa_genome_V2, whole genome shotgun sequence:
- the LOC18586439 gene encoding ATPase ASNA1 homolog: MAKAAACHASFTSFSSSFHKFWTPRKPIVAVGFLLSFSPRVHTLSSTFPSLSIKPKRPNNSFQVRSVAAPAEDVAGFEDMVSGTQRKYYMLGGKGGVGKTSCAASLAVKFANNGHHTLVVSTDPAHSLSDSFAQDLTGGTLVPVEGPDFPLFALEINPEKAREEFRDASKNNGGTGVKDFMDGMGLGILAEQLGELKLGELLDTPPPGLDEAIAISKVMQFLESPQYSMFTRIVFDTAPTGHTLRLLSLPDFLDASIGKILKLRQKIASATSAIKSVFGQEETRQNSADKLERLRERMVKVRDLFRDSDSTEFVIVTIPTVMAVNESSRLRASLEKENVPVRRLIVNQILPPSASDCKFCAVKRKDQMHALDMIQNDPELSSLKLIQAPLVDMEIRGVPALKFMGDIVWK; the protein is encoded by the exons atggcaaaAGCAGCAGCTTGTCATGCTTCTTtcacttcattttcttcttcttttcataaattttggaCTCCAAGAAAACCCATAGTAGCAGTTggttttttgctttctttttcacccaGAGTTCACACTCTATCTTCAACTTTTCCTTCCCTTTCTATCAAACCAAAACGACCCAACAACTCTTTTCAAG TGAGATCTGTGGCTGCTCCTGCAGAAGATGTTGCAGGGTTTGAAGACATGGTTTCTGGGACCCAACGTAAGTATTATATGCTAGGTGGCAAGGGAGGTGTAGGAAAGACAAGTTGTGCTGCTTCACTGGCAGTTAAATTTGCAAATAATGGACACCACACTCTGGTGGTTTCAACTGATCCAGCACATTCCTTGAGTGATTCTTTTGCTCAG GATTTGACTGGAGGAACACTAGTACCAGTTGAAGGACCTGACTTCCCCTTGTTTGCTCTTGAG ATAAACCCAGAGAAGGCTAGGGAAGAATTTCGAGATGCAAGTAAGAACAATGGTGGAACTGGGGTCAAAGATTTCATGGATGGCATGGGCCTTGGGATACTTGCAGAACAG TTAGGAGAGCTGAAACTGGGGGAACTACTTGACACGCCACCTCCTGGTTTAGATGAAGCTATCGCAATTTCAAAG GTGATGCAATTTCTTGAATCACCACAATATAGTATGTTTACTCGAATAGTGTTTGACACTGCACCAACG GGACACACACTGCGACTTTTGTCATTGCCAGACTTCTTGGATGCATCAATAGGCAAGATATTGAAG CTTAGACAGAAGATAGCTTCAGCCACCTCAGCCATCAAATCTGTTTTTGGGCAAGAAGAAACCCGTCAAAATTCT GCTGACAAGCTGGAGCGTCTGAGGGAGAGGATGGTAAAAGTGAGAGACCTTTTCCGTGACTCAGATTCAACAGAGTTTGTCATAGTCACAATTCCCACG GTGATGGCAGTCAATGAGTCATCTAGACTACGTGCCTCCTTGGAGAAGGAAAATGTTCCTGTCAGGCGACTTATTGTTAATCAGATTCTTCCTCCATCTGCCTCTGACTGCAAGTTTTGTGCAGTGAAAAGAAAG GATCAGATGCATGCCCTTGATATGATTCAAAATGATCCAGAGCTATCCAGCTTGAAGTTAATCCAGGCACCCCTAGTTGACATGGAGATTAGGGGTGTTCCAGCACTTAAATTTATGGGTGACATAGTATGGAAATAA